A region of Corynebacterium glucuronolyticum DSM 44120 DNA encodes the following proteins:
- a CDS encoding GNAT family N-acetyltransferase — MTTLYKSAHLQDLSPHEVHELYKLRTEVFTAEQGASWAEADEIDSRETTWHVRAYDEAGHLKAYTRLFLTPSIDDTTKGEIEVRIGRVAVDKQYRGEGLGRTIIEYSLEMCKKEFHDIDIALEAQTHAIDFYKKHGFHTVGEVFDLGGIDHIKMVCPANDLK; from the coding sequence ATGACGACACTCTACAAAAGCGCGCACCTCCAGGATCTCAGTCCGCATGAGGTGCATGAGCTGTATAAGCTCCGCACGGAGGTGTTCACTGCGGAGCAGGGCGCCAGCTGGGCGGAGGCCGACGAGATCGACTCTCGCGAGACCACGTGGCACGTCCGCGCCTACGACGAGGCGGGCCATCTGAAGGCCTACACGCGTCTCTTTTTGACCCCCAGCATCGACGACACGACCAAGGGTGAGATTGAAGTAAGGATCGGGAGGGTGGCCGTCGACAAGCAATATCGGGGCGAGGGGCTCGGGCGCACAATCATCGAGTACTCGCTCGAGATGTGCAAGAAAGAATTCCACGACATCGACATCGCACTGGAAGCACAGACCCACGCCATCGACTTCTACAAAAAGCACGGCTTCCACACCGTCGGAGAGGTGTTTGACCTCGGCGGCATCGACCACATCAAGATGGTCTGCCCCGCCAACGACCTGAAATAA
- a CDS encoding MFS transporter, whose translation MTNTQAATRETYQGTDKALVGIVLGVMTFWLFAQSTLNVGPLMAKDVGIPMHIMNVAISASGLFSGMCIVVAGGFADRWGRKRVAMIGNLINIVGSLLVATAFGPFGTTMMIGGRIFQGIAAASIMPSTMALVQTYWRGRDRQRALSMWSIGSWGGGGICAVFGGVLASSALGWRSIFFLCAAVSVASILLMREMPEAKANVKTSGFDLNGILSLMITIVALQLIITQGASFGWLSPTVIGLFVTFIAAFWFFVRMETSNDSAFVDFRLFRNKTFSATCVVNAIMNATSGILAAFLWVMQDGASYSAGQAGLITLGYAIFVVAFIRVGEKMMQRYNVRTPMLLGCSIVFVSIIMLMFTNVMTGTYVIIAAVAFSLYGLGLGLFATPVTDAALCGLPEDQYGSGAGIFKMASSLGAGLGAAIAAATYTALRDTGSALPTYILDFVGRQDNITIREAGFMALGTNAVMCAIAITLILVFIPKVTQTSETLDNTEDLDAHRPCKDCPEGVAVFADDELAA comes from the coding sequence ATGACTAACACACAAGCTGCCACACGGGAGACGTACCAAGGTACTGACAAGGCTCTCGTCGGCATCGTCCTGGGAGTGATGACATTCTGGCTGTTCGCCCAGTCCACCCTCAACGTCGGCCCGCTCATGGCCAAAGACGTGGGAATCCCCATGCACATCATGAACGTGGCGATCTCCGCATCCGGACTCTTCTCCGGCATGTGCATCGTCGTCGCCGGTGGTTTCGCCGACCGGTGGGGCCGCAAGCGCGTTGCCATGATCGGTAACCTGATCAACATCGTCGGCTCCCTGCTCGTCGCCACCGCCTTCGGGCCGTTCGGCACGACAATGATGATCGGCGGCCGCATCTTCCAGGGCATTGCCGCAGCATCCATCATGCCCTCCACCATGGCCCTCGTCCAGACGTACTGGCGCGGCCGCGACAGGCAGCGCGCCCTGTCCATGTGGTCCATCGGCTCCTGGGGCGGCGGCGGCATCTGCGCCGTCTTCGGTGGAGTACTCGCATCCTCCGCACTCGGCTGGCGCTCTATCTTCTTCCTCTGCGCCGCCGTCTCCGTCGCATCCATCCTCCTCATGCGCGAAATGCCCGAAGCCAAGGCCAACGTCAAGACCTCCGGCTTCGATCTCAACGGCATCCTCAGCCTGATGATCACGATCGTCGCCCTCCAGCTCATCATCACGCAGGGCGCCTCCTTCGGCTGGCTGTCCCCGACCGTCATCGGCCTGTTCGTCACCTTCATCGCCGCCTTCTGGTTCTTCGTCCGGATGGAGACCTCCAACGACAGCGCCTTCGTGGACTTCCGCCTGTTTCGCAACAAGACGTTCTCCGCCACCTGCGTGGTCAACGCCATCATGAACGCCACCAGCGGCATCCTCGCCGCGTTCCTCTGGGTCATGCAGGACGGTGCGAGCTACTCCGCCGGCCAAGCCGGCCTCATCACCCTCGGGTACGCCATCTTCGTTGTCGCGTTCATCCGCGTCGGTGAAAAGATGATGCAGCGCTACAACGTCCGCACCCCGATGCTCCTCGGCTGCTCCATCGTCTTCGTGTCCATCATCATGCTCATGTTCACCAACGTCATGACCGGCACCTACGTCATCATCGCAGCGGTCGCCTTCAGCCTCTACGGCCTCGGCCTCGGCCTCTTCGCCACTCCGGTCACCGACGCCGCCCTTTGCGGCCTGCCGGAAGACCAGTACGGTTCCGGTGCCGGCATCTTCAAGATGGCTTCTTCCCTCGGCGCGGGCCTCGGCGCAGCCATCGCCGCCGCCACCTACACCGCGCTGCGGGACACCGGCTCCGCCCTGCCGACGTACATCCTCGACTTCGTCGGCCGCCAGGACAACATCACGATCCGCGAGGCAGGCTTCATGGCCCTCGGCACGAACGCCGTCATGTGCGCCATCGCCATCACCCTCATCCTCGTGTTCATCCCGAAGGTCACCCAGACCTCCGAAACCCTTGATAACACCGAGGATCTCGACGCCCACCGTCCCTGCAAGGACTGCCCCGAGGGAGTCGCGGTTTTTGCCGATGACGAGCTCGCAGCTTAG
- a CDS encoding ATP-grasp domain-containing protein has protein sequence MNETSPENDSASPRYAGAYGRGRYITDEGPELPDAPVGSSEAVTAMHDHEAAEALSHLGDVAAELTPRDLRPISFNRADSRWLAGESLGSPVVKTRTATSLDQVQAAVESVGVPARLVPAVGPYSYIEVQSVEDAQRHWNGQDTLVEEVIEGVELVTIQVVRSVDPSTGEEASWFSEPIGHDVSQAVQPMPISSAARDAAHSIAVRIVQSMNDGRGLYSVTMWVAGDCCYFEDVVYGPRRIGLVTLYTQRYSQYELHARAKLGLPVDVTLTSPGAAMITERTVDVKKALALDEVDVRACEIGNIIVATAPSVEEAAARIAEVENLAMEVTR, from the coding sequence ATGAATGAGACGTCGCCAGAAAATGATTCGGCATCGCCCAGATACGCGGGGGCGTACGGGCGCGGGCGCTACATCACCGACGAAGGGCCTGAGCTTCCGGACGCGCCTGTGGGCTCCTCGGAGGCGGTTACCGCCATGCATGATCACGAGGCGGCCGAGGCGCTGTCCCACCTGGGGGACGTCGCCGCTGAGCTGACGCCACGGGATTTGCGGCCGATTTCCTTCAATCGCGCAGATAGTCGCTGGCTTGCCGGGGAGTCTTTGGGCAGCCCGGTGGTAAAAACCCGGACGGCGACGTCGCTGGATCAGGTGCAGGCTGCGGTGGAGTCGGTGGGCGTGCCCGCCCGGCTGGTGCCGGCCGTCGGCCCCTATTCCTATATTGAGGTGCAGTCCGTGGAGGATGCCCAGCGTCACTGGAATGGCCAGGACACTCTCGTGGAGGAGGTCATTGAGGGCGTCGAGCTCGTCACCATTCAGGTGGTGCGCAGCGTGGATCCCTCGACGGGGGAGGAGGCCTCCTGGTTCTCGGAGCCGATTGGCCACGATGTGTCGCAGGCGGTGCAGCCAATGCCGATTTCGTCTGCGGCGCGGGACGCGGCGCATTCCATTGCGGTGCGGATTGTGCAGTCGATGAACGACGGGCGCGGCCTGTATTCGGTGACCATGTGGGTGGCGGGGGACTGCTGCTATTTTGAGGACGTGGTGTACGGCCCCCGCCGTATCGGGCTGGTGACGCTGTACACGCAGCGCTATTCGCAGTATGAGTTGCACGCCCGCGCGAAGCTGGGGTTGCCCGTCGATGTCACGCTGACGTCTCCTGGTGCGGCGATGATTACGGAGCGGACCGTGGATGTGAAAAAGGCCCTCGCCCTCGATGAGGTGGACGTGCGGGCCTGTGAGATCGGGAACATTATCGTGGCGACGGCCCCCTCGGTGGAGGAGGCCGCCGCCCGGATCGCCGAGGTGGAGAACCTGGCGATGGAGGTTACGCGCTGA
- a CDS encoding GNAT family N-acetyltransferase produces the protein MTTYFAVSHLGHLSAREVHDLYKLRTDIFVVEQKCPYEELEDRDADPATLHIRALENQQLVGCARVYRDGDSVHLGRIAVRKDHRGTGLGATIVRESLAMIDGQFPGPPVRLDAQVVSQGFYEKLGFTVSGEEYDWDGVTHVPMTLSA, from the coding sequence ATGACTACATACTTTGCTGTGTCCCACCTCGGACACCTGAGCGCACGTGAGGTCCACGACCTGTACAAGCTGCGCACCGACATCTTCGTCGTTGAGCAAAAGTGCCCCTACGAAGAACTCGAAGACCGCGACGCCGACCCGGCGACGCTCCACATCCGCGCGCTGGAAAACCAACAGCTCGTTGGCTGCGCCCGCGTCTACCGCGACGGCGACTCCGTCCACCTCGGACGCATCGCCGTGCGGAAGGACCACCGTGGCACGGGGCTCGGCGCAACCATCGTCCGCGAATCCCTCGCCATGATCGACGGCCAGTTCCCCGGCCCGCCCGTGCGCCTCGACGCACAGGTCGTCTCCCAGGGCTTCTACGAGAAGCTCGGCTTTACCGTCAGCGGTGAGGAATACGACTGGGACGGCGTCACGCACGTCCCCATGACGCTCAGCGCGTAA